The Thermoleophilum album genome contains a region encoding:
- a CDS encoding MazG nucleotide pyrophosphohydrolase domain-containing protein, whose product MTARTDAAGGSGEVGAAGPSRSLRDPLDEAASRDRCEALERLDVIARRLRQECPWDREQNERTIVPHTVEEAYELADAALKGDDGKLLDELGDVLYQVVFLALLLEERGAGDLVRVLDGLRAKLIRRHPHVFGEQRARDAAEAVRTWSEVKRRQERAGATFADIAETLPSTLRARKALRRAAAAGLRPQPGRAAAAANLRAALDDLESLAEGLPEDRRRLEVGRILLASVELALVLGVDPELALRTATDQLIERHERAERGFPDSPEGGG is encoded by the coding sequence GTGACCGCTCGCACCGACGCAGCAGGGGGCAGCGGCGAGGTCGGCGCCGCGGGGCCGTCGCGATCCCTGCGCGATCCGCTTGACGAAGCGGCCTCCCGAGATCGCTGCGAAGCGCTCGAACGGCTTGACGTGATCGCTCGCCGCTTGCGCCAGGAATGCCCGTGGGACCGCGAGCAGAACGAGCGCACGATCGTCCCTCACACCGTCGAGGAGGCCTACGAACTCGCTGATGCAGCGCTCAAGGGCGACGACGGGAAGCTGCTCGACGAGCTCGGCGACGTTCTCTACCAGGTCGTGTTCTTGGCGCTGCTTTTGGAGGAGCGGGGCGCGGGCGACCTCGTGCGTGTTCTCGACGGGCTACGCGCCAAGCTGATCCGTCGCCACCCGCATGTGTTTGGAGAGCAGCGGGCGCGCGATGCGGCCGAGGCGGTGCGCACTTGGAGCGAGGTCAAGCGCCGTCAGGAGCGAGCCGGGGCAACTTTCGCCGACATCGCCGAGACGCTGCCCTCGACGCTGCGGGCACGCAAGGCGCTACGTCGCGCCGCCGCTGCCGGGCTGCGTCCGCAGCCGGGGCGTGCGGCCGCTGCCGCCAATTTGCGCGCGGCGTTGGATGATCTCGAGTCGCTGGCCGAGGGTCTCCCCGAGGATCGTCGCCGGCTGGAAGTTGGAAGGATTTTGCTGGCGTCGGTAGAGCTCGCGCTGGTGCTCGGCGTCGACCCGGAGCTGGCCCTGCGGACAGCGACCGACCAGTTGATCGAGCGTCACGAGCGAGCCGAGCGAGGTTTTCCAGATTCCCCCGAAGGCGGAGGCTGA
- a CDS encoding peptidylprolyl isomerase — MIANTAPTRRLRPLLAVAAAAALVSAGCGDSLPKGAVAKVGDTVITKQRFDHWFPIAARSTAATVGEGDVVLDPPSFRRCVAAKRAANRPARGAKPPSDADLLKLCRQQYRQVRDDVMRFLIQAEWLRAEARRSGIRVSPAEVRRTFEEQLRAAFPGKKGPARYRAFLRRTGMTEGDVLERIELSLIQQRIQQRVQDRTSAIDENDIVSYYERNKSQFSQPERRDVELVLTDTRQQALRAKQEIESGRRFSEVAKRYSTDEISKQQGGRLTGVTRGSQERALDDAIFGARRNALVGPVRTALGFYIFRVTRIEPAKTTPLASVRAQIRSAIESDRQQRALTLFVQEFTERSRTETICARGYVVSECRNGPPLATPGGRRLPASGGNPQGQGAAAQPRPAAGGGLGPGLGGLGGAPPPQ; from the coding sequence ATGATCGCCAACACCGCACCGACAAGACGTCTGCGCCCGCTGCTTGCCGTCGCGGCTGCCGCCGCGCTGGTTAGCGCCGGCTGCGGCGATTCGCTTCCGAAGGGGGCGGTCGCGAAGGTCGGTGACACCGTCATCACCAAGCAGCGCTTCGACCATTGGTTCCCGATCGCGGCGCGCAGTACGGCAGCGACAGTGGGTGAGGGTGACGTCGTGCTCGATCCCCCGAGCTTTCGCCGCTGTGTTGCCGCCAAGCGGGCTGCCAACCGACCGGCGCGAGGCGCCAAGCCACCGAGCGATGCCGACCTCTTGAAGCTTTGTCGTCAGCAGTACCGGCAGGTCCGCGACGACGTCATGCGCTTTCTGATCCAGGCCGAGTGGCTACGCGCGGAGGCTCGGCGTTCCGGGATTCGCGTGTCGCCCGCGGAAGTGCGGCGAACCTTCGAGGAGCAGTTGCGCGCCGCCTTCCCGGGCAAAAAGGGTCCCGCTCGCTACCGCGCGTTCCTGCGACGTACCGGCATGACCGAGGGGGACGTGCTCGAACGGATCGAGCTGAGCTTGATCCAGCAGCGCATCCAGCAACGGGTGCAAGACCGCACGTCGGCGATCGACGAAAACGACATCGTCTCCTACTACGAGCGCAACAAAAGCCAGTTTTCGCAGCCGGAGCGGCGTGACGTCGAACTCGTGCTGACCGACACGCGTCAGCAGGCCCTGCGCGCCAAGCAGGAGATCGAGAGCGGCCGCAGGTTCAGCGAGGTCGCGAAGCGTTACTCGACCGACGAGATCTCCAAGCAACAGGGTGGCCGGCTCACCGGTGTGACGCGCGGCAGCCAAGAGCGCGCGCTCGACGACGCGATCTTCGGTGCCCGACGCAACGCTTTGGTGGGTCCGGTGCGGACTGCGCTCGGCTTCTACATCTTCCGGGTCACTCGTATTGAGCCGGCGAAAACCACGCCGCTCGCCAGTGTGCGGGCACAGATCCGCAGCGCGATCGAGAGCGACCGGCAGCAGCGGGCGCTGACCTTGTTCGTCCAGGAGTTCACGGAGCGCTCGCGCACAGAGACAATCTGTGCGCGCGGCTACGTCGTCTCGGAGTGCCGGAACGGTCCTCCGCTCGCGACTCCCGGCGGGCGGCGACTGCCAGCGTCCGGCGGCAACCCGCAGGGTCAGGGCGCGGCTGCTCAACCGCGACCGGCCGCCGGCGGCGGGTTGGGGCCCGGTCTTGGTGGCCTGGGCGGGGCGCCACCTCCCCAGTGA
- the mfd gene encoding transcription-repair coupling factor, with amino-acid sequence MTLRTLTREASEHPAIAALADAARSGPTRAFLSQSIRAFGLAALLEREGRPALIVESDDRAAANLAADLRTLLAPRTVRVLPARGVRYESHLAPPAHLVGLRVAAVDALLDGPGGEAPVVVVSAPALAEKVPDPELRPRGFTLARGELLDLAECAERLVELGYERVEQVEDRGQFAIRGEILDVFPATEERAVRCELFDIEIERLAWFSTFTQRSLGEAEYVEIAPVSELAAEYRARAEIAASADGERPDVAEVLPVERFRRLLELVPDDAFVVAHEDELEGSLFELWEDVEATFADHDLAHLYVHPEELLQELRGRVSLWVSTVAGDQDHLLRAQAAVPVARDLRQAEGELEKLVRSGYRVVVAWARRSELERAALNLERLRARELGAELGQTGALLFTQASLRDGFIWPQGRLALIPEHRLLRRRRAPDAAAQSRRAMRAMTELRSGVAVVHEDHGIARFVGFTTRTVAGVTRDYLELEFRDGDRVFVPSEQLHKVSRYVGADASDPPLSKLGGRQWEQMKLRARRAAEALAGELLTLYAERRRRAGFAFPPDGDWQRQFEASFPYQETPDQLEAIEAVRADMEEARPMDRLVCGDVGYGKTEVALRAAFKAATAGKQVLFLVPTTVLAQQHFNTFRERMRDWPLRVEVASRFRPPAEVRRVLRDFAEGKVDILIGTHRLLSRDVRPHDLGLLIIDEEQRFGVRQKELLRQLRLRVDVLSMSATPIPRTLQMALSGLRDISVIETPPEGRRPVQTYVGEWEEELVRRALHRELERGGQAFYLHNRVETIAEAAERVRALVPEARVEVAHGQMDDEQLEQVMMRFVRGEADVLVCTTIIESGIDIPRANTLIVERADELGLAQLYQIRGRVGRSRERAHAYLLYPSAAALSEQGRQRLATLSDHTELGSGFRIAMRDLEIRGAGNLLGEEQSGHVAAVGFELYVRMLEQAVAELSGEAADEPEPVRLDIPVDAYVPSDYIDYEAAKVDVHRRIAGAREVAELIVLRRELEDRFGPIPEPLENLIKLQDARIKLGRAGVRSVEFRGGRMVVAPLELDSRRVKALRQRLPEAIYESGRSTLRVRVPDDPHERFAAVVRAAEAVLEVASDPATAPTAATPR; translated from the coding sequence ATGACGCTCCGCACGCTCACGCGTGAAGCTTCCGAGCACCCGGCGATCGCCGCGCTTGCCGACGCCGCTCGCAGCGGGCCGACCCGCGCCTTCCTATCCCAGAGCATCCGTGCTTTTGGTCTGGCCGCACTGCTCGAGCGGGAGGGGCGGCCCGCGCTGATCGTGGAGTCCGACGATCGCGCCGCCGCCAACCTGGCGGCCGATTTACGCACCCTGCTGGCGCCGCGCACCGTGCGCGTCTTGCCAGCCCGCGGCGTACGCTACGAATCGCACCTGGCGCCGCCAGCGCACCTCGTCGGGCTGCGGGTGGCGGCGGTCGACGCGCTCCTCGACGGCCCTGGCGGCGAGGCACCGGTGGTCGTCGTCTCGGCGCCCGCACTCGCCGAAAAGGTGCCCGACCCGGAGCTGCGCCCACGCGGCTTCACGCTGGCGCGCGGAGAGCTGCTTGACCTCGCGGAGTGCGCCGAACGGTTGGTGGAGCTCGGTTACGAGCGCGTGGAGCAGGTCGAGGATCGCGGACAGTTCGCGATTCGCGGGGAGATCCTCGACGTCTTCCCGGCGACTGAAGAACGCGCGGTTCGCTGCGAGCTCTTCGACATCGAGATCGAGCGCCTCGCCTGGTTCTCGACGTTCACGCAGCGGTCGCTCGGCGAAGCCGAGTACGTGGAAATCGCGCCGGTTTCGGAACTCGCTGCCGAGTATCGCGCACGTGCTGAGATCGCGGCTAGCGCCGACGGCGAGCGCCCAGACGTGGCCGAGGTCCTGCCGGTCGAGCGCTTCCGTCGCTTGCTCGAGCTGGTGCCCGACGATGCCTTCGTGGTCGCACACGAGGACGAACTGGAGGGGTCGCTGTTCGAGCTCTGGGAGGACGTCGAAGCGACCTTCGCGGACCACGACCTCGCCCACCTCTACGTCCACCCGGAAGAGCTGTTGCAGGAGCTGCGCGGTCGCGTCTCGCTCTGGGTCTCGACGGTCGCCGGCGACCAGGATCACCTGTTGCGCGCCCAGGCGGCGGTGCCGGTGGCGCGCGATCTGCGGCAGGCCGAGGGCGAGCTGGAGAAGCTGGTTCGCTCGGGTTACCGGGTGGTGGTCGCCTGGGCGCGGCGCAGCGAACTCGAGCGGGCCGCGCTCAACCTCGAGCGGTTGCGCGCACGGGAGCTCGGCGCCGAGCTCGGGCAGACCGGCGCGCTGCTCTTCACGCAGGCCTCACTGCGCGACGGCTTTATCTGGCCGCAGGGCCGCCTAGCGCTGATTCCCGAGCACCGTTTGCTACGCCGCCGGCGCGCGCCCGACGCAGCGGCCCAGAGCCGCCGGGCGATGCGCGCGATGACGGAGCTGCGCAGCGGCGTGGCGGTGGTCCACGAAGACCACGGCATCGCGCGCTTCGTGGGTTTCACCACGCGCACCGTGGCGGGCGTCACGCGCGACTACCTGGAGCTCGAGTTTCGCGACGGCGACCGCGTGTTCGTACCGTCCGAGCAACTGCACAAGGTCAGCCGCTACGTCGGCGCCGACGCGAGCGACCCGCCCCTCTCGAAGCTTGGCGGCCGCCAATGGGAGCAGATGAAGCTCCGGGCGCGGCGCGCCGCCGAGGCGCTGGCTGGGGAGCTGCTGACGCTTTACGCTGAGCGCCGCCGCCGCGCCGGTTTCGCGTTCCCCCCCGATGGCGACTGGCAGCGCCAGTTCGAGGCGAGCTTCCCCTACCAGGAAACGCCCGATCAGCTCGAGGCGATCGAGGCCGTGCGCGCCGACATGGAGGAGGCGCGGCCAATGGATCGGCTCGTCTGCGGCGACGTCGGCTACGGCAAGACCGAGGTGGCGCTGCGCGCTGCTTTCAAGGCCGCTACAGCGGGCAAGCAGGTGCTGTTCTTGGTGCCCACCACCGTGCTCGCCCAGCAGCACTTCAACACCTTCCGCGAGCGCATGCGGGATTGGCCGCTGCGTGTCGAGGTCGCCTCGCGGTTTCGGCCGCCTGCCGAGGTCAGGCGGGTACTCCGCGACTTCGCCGAGGGCAAGGTGGACATCCTGATCGGTACGCACCGGCTGCTTTCTCGCGACGTCCGTCCGCACGATCTGGGGCTACTGATCATCGACGAGGAGCAGCGCTTCGGGGTGCGCCAGAAGGAGCTCTTGCGGCAGCTGCGACTGCGCGTCGACGTGCTTTCGATGTCCGCGACGCCGATCCCCCGCACGCTGCAGATGGCCCTCTCCGGATTGCGCGACATCTCCGTGATCGAGACGCCGCCCGAGGGGCGCCGACCGGTCCAGACCTACGTCGGTGAATGGGAGGAGGAACTGGTGCGCCGCGCACTGCACCGCGAGCTTGAGCGCGGCGGCCAGGCTTTCTACCTGCACAACCGAGTGGAGACGATCGCCGAGGCTGCCGAACGCGTGCGCGCGCTGGTGCCCGAGGCAAGGGTCGAGGTCGCGCACGGTCAGATGGACGACGAGCAGCTCGAGCAAGTGATGATGCGCTTCGTCCGCGGCGAGGCGGACGTGCTCGTCTGCACCACGATTATCGAGTCGGGGATCGATATCCCGCGCGCCAACACCCTCATCGTCGAACGTGCCGACGAGCTCGGGCTAGCGCAGCTCTACCAGATCCGCGGGCGGGTTGGACGCTCCCGCGAGCGCGCCCATGCTTACCTGCTCTACCCGTCCGCTGCAGCTCTTTCCGAGCAGGGCCGGCAGCGGCTGGCGACGCTCTCCGACCACACCGAACTCGGTTCGGGCTTTCGGATCGCGATGCGCGATCTCGAGATTCGTGGCGCCGGCAACCTGCTCGGCGAGGAGCAGTCCGGTCACGTCGCCGCTGTCGGCTTCGAGCTGTACGTGCGGATGCTCGAGCAGGCGGTGGCGGAGCTGTCGGGCGAGGCTGCCGATGAGCCTGAGCCGGTACGACTCGACATACCGGTCGACGCTTACGTCCCCTCCGACTACATCGACTACGAGGCCGCGAAGGTCGACGTCCACCGCCGGATCGCTGGCGCCCGCGAGGTCGCCGAGTTGATCGTGCTGCGGCGCGAGCTCGAGGATCGCTTCGGGCCGATCCCCGAGCCGCTAGAGAACCTCATCAAGTTGCAGGACGCGCGCATCAAACTTGGTCGCGCCGGTGTCCGCAGCGTCGAGTTCCGCGGCGGGCGGATGGTGGTCGCCCCGCTGGAGTTGGACTCGCGCCGCGTGAAGGCGCTCCGTCAGCGGCTTCCCGAGGCGATCTACGAGTCCGGTCGCTCGACGCTGCGGGTGCGAGTGCCCGACGATCCCCACGAGCGCTTTGCGGCCGTGGTGCGCGCCGCTGAAGCCGTCCTCGAAGTCGCCAGCGATCCCGCCACTGCGCCCACCGCCGCGACGCCCCGCTGA
- the pth gene encoding aminoacyl-tRNA hydrolase: protein MNPAVGGGRAPSPRVDFLVVGLGNPGRRYEGTRHNAGFEVVRRAAQRWQLGRFVDRYAGLYSEGRAGPAGPRVALLLPMTYMNDSGRSVSAARGALRLEPQQIIVCHDEIDLPFGVVRTKLGGGTAGHRGLKSVRAALGSPDFWRLRIGVGRPDTTDPEVVSRWVLGRFDEPRDAVEALFEQATDALVGLVSQSA from the coding sequence CTGAACCCCGCGGTCGGCGGCGGCCGCGCGCCATCGCCCCGGGTCGATTTCCTGGTCGTCGGGCTCGGGAACCCCGGCCGGCGCTACGAGGGCACACGCCACAACGCCGGTTTCGAGGTCGTGCGGCGAGCTGCGCAGCGCTGGCAACTGGGACGCTTCGTCGATCGCTACGCGGGCCTCTACAGCGAGGGTCGCGCCGGTCCCGCCGGTCCGCGCGTGGCGCTGCTGTTGCCGATGACCTACATGAACGACTCTGGGCGCAGCGTCTCCGCGGCGCGCGGAGCGCTGCGGCTCGAGCCCCAGCAGATCATCGTCTGCCACGACGAGATCGACCTGCCCTTCGGTGTCGTCCGCACCAAGCTCGGCGGCGGAACCGCCGGTCACCGCGGGCTCAAGTCGGTACGCGCGGCGCTTGGAAGCCCCGACTTCTGGCGCTTGCGGATCGGTGTCGGTCGTCCTGACACGACCGATCCCGAGGTCGTTTCGCGCTGGGTACTCGGGCGCTTCGACGAGCCTCGCGACGCGGTTGAGGCGCTGTTCGAGCAGGCGACGGACGCGCTCGTCGGACTCGTTTCCCAGTCCGCCTAG
- a CDS encoding 50S ribosomal protein L25 — MAKRPLLEVEERSELGSRASRRLRRAGLIPGIIYGAEREPVPFKVPATRLRQVLAQGATIIDVKVGGGKPMPAVIKEQQHDPVRDLVVHVDLQQVRLDERVTATVPLELVGGEEAPGVRQGGVLEHVLWEVEIEALAGELPERVVADVSRLELGGTLTLGEVEPPEGVTLVGDPDAVVATIVPPTRAEEAAETVEEEPEVGGAEGAEEGQGS, encoded by the coding sequence GTGGCGAAGAGACCACTGCTCGAGGTCGAGGAGCGCAGCGAGCTTGGCTCGCGTGCGTCCCGGCGGCTTCGTCGTGCCGGTTTGATCCCCGGGATCATCTACGGGGCCGAGCGCGAGCCGGTGCCTTTCAAGGTGCCCGCCACTCGGCTGCGGCAAGTGCTCGCGCAGGGAGCCACGATCATCGACGTCAAGGTTGGGGGCGGCAAACCCATGCCGGCCGTCATCAAGGAGCAGCAGCACGACCCGGTCCGCGACCTCGTCGTACATGTCGATCTCCAGCAGGTGCGACTCGACGAGCGCGTAACTGCCACCGTTCCGCTCGAACTCGTCGGCGGTGAGGAGGCGCCCGGGGTGCGACAGGGCGGAGTACTCGAGCACGTGCTCTGGGAGGTCGAGATCGAAGCGCTCGCGGGCGAGCTACCGGAGCGCGTGGTCGCTGACGTCTCGCGGCTCGAGCTGGGGGGCACGCTGACGCTTGGCGAAGTCGAGCCGCCCGAGGGCGTAACACTGGTCGGCGACCCCGACGCGGTGGTTGCGACGATCGTCCCGCCGACCCGCGCCGAGGAGGCTGCTGAAACGGTCGAGGAGGAGCCGGAGGTCGGCGGCGCCGAGGGCGCTGAGGAGGGCCAGGGCTCCTGA
- a CDS encoding glycosyltransferase — MSAAGLPRVSCLIVSYRFERFIVRAIESALAQDYPRELLQVVVVDDGSPDRTPALVAPYRDRLVYVRQPHGGLVSAFNRGLAEVDGEILMLLSGDDEWPPDRVRTHVEALIQRPQVALVYSDMEVIDADGRVIEPSFWAATGHRPRRGRVLGPLLRGNFISGGALSVRMTFRERFAPLPADCAWEDWWIAARIAEVAEIDYLPTRGYRYRWHGRNMNLGASGERAIELLRRELPFRRKLLGEFDLSSAQASDIAAGVIAFLRSLELVGERAQLPVEELLTVDGAARRRAALALDRGRSALAAGAIEPAMRLAARAIAANPFGASEFELFRTLCVRIGIDPVAPRWLQQPASAERDARTGPHPPGAEPHPPGAGPHPPGAGLPFELRANALLVPCDVLLADPSLLSDYGELVGADDPLTLVVLLRSGQHGQIERLKRAVAEAALDGPQAPDLLALTEPSDDAGWRSLVAAVHGCFLERPEHACCASLPVIGKSELLRFVEIVRATHKPHSARVAAVSQGA, encoded by the coding sequence GTGAGCGCTGCCGGCCTGCCCCGCGTTAGCTGCCTGATCGTGAGCTACCGCTTCGAGCGCTTCATCGTGCGGGCAATCGAGAGCGCGCTAGCCCAGGATTATCCCCGCGAGCTGCTGCAGGTCGTAGTCGTTGACGACGGATCGCCGGATCGCACGCCCGCGCTCGTCGCCCCCTACCGCGACCGTCTCGTCTACGTACGCCAGCCGCACGGCGGCCTGGTCAGCGCCTTCAACCGGGGCCTTGCGGAGGTCGACGGGGAAATCCTGATGTTGCTCTCGGGTGACGACGAGTGGCCCCCCGATCGGGTTCGCACGCACGTCGAGGCGCTCATCCAGCGACCGCAAGTCGCGCTGGTCTACTCCGACATGGAGGTGATCGACGCCGACGGCCGGGTGATCGAGCCCTCGTTTTGGGCGGCGACGGGCCACCGGCCGCGACGCGGCCGCGTGCTTGGACCGCTGTTGCGGGGCAACTTCATCTCGGGCGGCGCACTGAGCGTCCGCATGACGTTTCGCGAACGCTTCGCGCCGTTACCGGCCGACTGTGCCTGGGAGGATTGGTGGATAGCGGCGCGGATTGCCGAGGTCGCCGAGATCGACTACCTGCCGACCCGTGGCTACCGCTACCGCTGGCACGGCCGCAACATGAACCTCGGGGCCAGCGGTGAGCGGGCCATCGAGTTGCTGCGTCGAGAGTTGCCCTTCCGGCGCAAGCTGCTGGGCGAGTTCGATCTCTCGTCAGCCCAGGCGAGCGACATCGCCGCCGGGGTGATCGCGTTCCTGCGCTCGCTCGAGCTGGTGGGCGAGCGCGCGCAGCTTCCCGTCGAGGAGCTCTTAACGGTCGACGGCGCTGCCCGGCGGCGGGCAGCGCTGGCGCTCGACCGCGGCCGCTCGGCGCTCGCCGCCGGAGCTATCGAACCGGCGATGCGGCTGGCGGCGCGCGCGATCGCCGCCAACCCCTTCGGGGCGTCCGAGTTTGAGCTGTTTCGGACGCTTTGTGTGAGGATCGGCATTGATCCTGTCGCACCGCGCTGGCTCCAGCAGCCGGCATCCGCGGAACGGGACGCGCGCACCGGGCCGCACCCGCCGGGCGCGGAGCCGCATCCGCCGGGCGCGGGGCCGCATCCGCCGGGCGCGGGGCTGCCGTTCGAACTGCGAGCGAACGCGCTCCTGGTGCCTTGCGATGTGCTTCTCGCCGACCCCTCCCTACTGTCCGACTACGGCGAGCTGGTGGGAGCGGACGATCCCTTGACGCTAGTAGTGCTCCTCCGCTCCGGTCAGCATGGCCAAATCGAGCGATTAAAACGCGCCGTCGCCGAAGCGGCTCTCGACGGCCCTCAAGCACCGGATCTCCTGGCACTCACGGAGCCGAGCGACGACGCCGGCTGGCGGTCGCTGGTAGCTGCCGTGCACGGCTGTTTTTTGGAGCGTCCCGAGCATGCGTGCTGCGCGTCGCTGCCAGTGATCGGTAAGAGCGAGCTCCTACGCTTTGTAGAGATCGTCCGCGCGACCCACAAGCCCCACTCGGCGCGCGTCGCCGCGGTCAGCCAGGGTGCCTAG
- a CDS encoding HAD family hydrolase, with protein MRVPPELVVLDLDGTLARLDVDWVSLRAIARAWARAAGVAVARPGVLSTIDALRAAGQPLAAAAASRLDALVALHEREAAARCQLNAALLEWLRKRQPQAGLAVLTLNGRAAARTALARAGLAGRVAIIVARGEAPAKPAAHGLWRILASSDCTPDRALLVGDSAVDAACARSAGVPFLPVDAVGVRWEGWDR; from the coding sequence ATGAGGGTGCCCCCGGAGCTCGTCGTCCTCGATCTCGATGGGACGCTCGCGCGGCTCGACGTCGACTGGGTCTCGCTGCGTGCGATCGCGCGCGCCTGGGCGCGCGCCGCTGGCGTCGCTGTTGCGCGTCCCGGTGTGTTGTCGACAATCGACGCGCTGCGAGCAGCCGGGCAGCCGCTAGCAGCGGCTGCCGCGAGCCGGCTCGACGCGCTGGTCGCCCTCCACGAGCGCGAGGCGGCGGCGCGTTGCCAGCTCAACGCGGCGCTCCTCGAATGGCTTCGCAAACGGCAACCGCAAGCCGGTCTCGCGGTGTTGACCCTCAACGGACGCGCCGCCGCACGCACCGCGCTCGCCCGCGCGGGACTGGCCGGGCGGGTCGCGATCATCGTCGCTCGCGGCGAGGCGCCGGCGAAGCCGGCAGCGCACGGCCTCTGGCGCATCCTGGCTAGCAGCGACTGCACACCTGACCGCGCGCTGTTGGTGGGCGACTCGGCCGTCGACGCCGCCTGTGCGCGTTCGGCGGGTGTGCCCTTCCTGCCCGTGGACGCCGTCGGCGTGCGCTGGGAGGGGTGGGACCGGTGA
- a CDS encoding Gfo/Idh/MocA family protein, with protein sequence MGGARRIRVGVVGAGNMGAHHARAYASLPHLCELVAVHDPNSMRARAVAARTGAFVCASLDELLDRVDAVSIASPSALHVEHTVRALERGCDVLVEKPLALGVAQARLVEQAAAACGPRAIVQVGHIEHFNPAVRELRKLVGDRALVALEMQRLSPWDGRIGDSDVIQDLMLHDIHVLLSLARAPLVHAAAVARSVRSASRADHAVATFAFADGLIAALCASRVTEEKVRRLAVTTDDSYVTLDYVRRTIEICRSTSLRSDRRDSRTYRQESIVERVFVPPEEPLVAQLASFLECVRERRSPEVGIAEGIRCLEVVERLQRSARAAIAAVDGEALAA encoded by the coding sequence ATGGGAGGCGCGCGGCGCATCCGCGTCGGCGTGGTCGGCGCCGGCAACATGGGCGCCCACCACGCGCGCGCCTATGCGTCGCTGCCGCACCTTTGCGAGCTCGTCGCGGTGCACGACCCCAACTCGATGCGGGCGCGCGCGGTAGCAGCGCGCACCGGTGCCTTCGTTTGTGCCTCCCTGGACGAGTTGCTGGACCGCGTAGACGCCGTCTCGATCGCCTCGCCCAGCGCTCTGCACGTGGAACACACGGTAAGGGCGCTCGAGCGCGGCTGCGATGTGCTGGTCGAGAAACCGCTCGCCCTCGGCGTCGCGCAGGCGCGCCTCGTCGAGCAAGCAGCAGCGGCGTGCGGTCCTCGTGCGATCGTCCAGGTCGGTCACATCGAGCATTTCAACCCCGCGGTGCGGGAACTGCGCAAGCTGGTCGGCGATCGCGCCCTGGTGGCCCTCGAAATGCAGCGCTTGAGTCCCTGGGACGGTCGGATCGGTGACAGCGACGTTATCCAGGACCTGATGCTCCACGACATCCACGTGCTGCTGTCGTTGGCACGCGCGCCGTTGGTGCACGCTGCCGCGGTCGCCCGCTCGGTGCGCAGCGCGAGTCGCGCCGACCACGCTGTCGCCACCTTCGCGTTCGCTGACGGGTTGATCGCAGCGCTCTGCGCGAGCCGCGTGACCGAGGAGAAGGTGCGCCGATTGGCCGTTACCACCGACGACTCCTACGTCACGCTCGACTACGTGCGGCGCACGATCGAGATCTGCCGCTCGACCAGCCTGCGCAGTGACCGGCGCGACTCCCGCACCTACCGCCAAGAGAGCATCGTCGAGCGCGTGTTCGTGCCACCAGAAGAACCGCTCGTCGCGCAACTCGCCTCGTTCCTCGAGTGTGTGCGCGAGCGGCGCAGCCCGGAGGTCGGCATCGCCGAGGGCATCCGCTGTTTGGAAGTGGTCGAGCGGCTCCAGCGGTCGGCGCGCGCCGCTATCGCTGCCGTCGACGGGGAGGCCCTCGCCGCGTGA
- a CDS encoding class I SAM-dependent methyltransferase has product MRSVARANSATVRDGRRQSCGEDETMRLERVARDFSTDHGFNARLVDFRFEVIAPWVRGAERCLELGCADGRMTERLRRVVKRLTAVDGSLEQVRRTRRRCPDVEVVHALFEQYQADATYDVVVLAHVLEHVADPVALLARAAACARPGGRLVVTVPNADSLHRQAGVELGLIEDVTALDEQDLRIGHRRVYTRTTLLRDLQTAGLVVDHLDGVFLKPLPNDQIERQWGEALIRAYFELGRRYPQIAAEIVAIAQVPASGVQSPLGGS; this is encoded by the coding sequence ATGAGGAGTGTTGCGCGGGCGAACAGCGCGACGGTCAGGGACGGTCGCCGCCAAAGCTGCGGCGAAGACGAGACCATGCGCCTTGAGCGGGTAGCTCGCGACTTCTCCACCGACCACGGCTTCAACGCCCGCCTCGTCGACTTCCGCTTCGAGGTGATCGCTCCGTGGGTGCGTGGCGCTGAGCGCTGTCTCGAGCTCGGTTGTGCCGACGGTCGCATGACCGAGCGCTTGCGCCGCGTCGTCAAGCGTCTGACGGCGGTCGACGGTTCACTCGAGCAGGTGCGGCGGACGCGTCGACGTTGCCCCGACGTCGAGGTCGTGCACGCGCTTTTCGAGCAGTACCAGGCGGATGCAACGTACGACGTCGTGGTGTTGGCGCATGTGCTCGAGCATGTCGCCGATCCGGTGGCGCTGCTAGCGCGGGCAGCCGCCTGTGCGCGCCCGGGCGGGCGGCTCGTGGTGACGGTGCCCAACGCCGACTCGCTACACCGTCAAGCGGGGGTCGAGCTCGGCCTGATCGAAGACGTCACGGCGCTCGACGAGCAGGATCTACGGATCGGACACCGCCGCGTCTACACGCGGACGACGTTGTTGCGCGACCTCCAGACGGCCGGGCTGGTCGTCGACCACCTCGACGGTGTCTTCCTCAAGCCGCTGCCGAACGACCAGATCGAACGCCAGTGGGGCGAGGCGTTGATCCGCGCCTATTTCGAGCTTGGTCGTCGCTATCCGCAGATCGCGGCCGAGATCGTGGCGATCGCGCAGGTGCCCGCCAGTGGCGTGCAGAGCCCGCTAGGGGGCAGCTGA